The window CCCTGAACTCACGCCTGGGAAATAAATCTTTGGCTCCTTCAAGTCCGCAAGTTCTTTGAATATTCGCGTCATTGTCGGCAGCACATACATTTGAAAATCCGCTGGAGAAAGCGCGCCAACCCAGCTATCAAATACTTGAACAGCCTTGGCACCCGCAGCGATATGCGCTCGCAAGTACGTAATAACCATATCACCAAGCTTCTCCATTAAGGCAAACCAGACGATTGGTTCAGAGTACATAAGCTGCTTCGTACGAATATAGCTTTTGGATGGTCTACCTTCAATCAAGTAGCTCGCAATCGTAAATGGCGCACCCGCAAAAGAGATGAGGGGAACCTCAAGCTCCTTATCTAAGATTCGGATCGTTTGAATAATATGCGATAAATCTTTCTCCACATCTATAGGACGCAGGCGCTCAACATCTTGTGCTGTCCGAACTGGCGTATGAATCACAGGACCCACATCTTTGACAATATCAAAATCGATCCCAAGTGAAGCAACGGGATTCATAATGTCCGAATATAAGATGGCCGCATCAACACCCAACTTTTTAATGGGCATCATGGTAACTTCCGCAGCCAGCTCTGGTTGCTGACAAATTTCGAGCAGTGAGTACTTTTCTTTGATTTTCCGATAATCCGGATCGTAACGTCCAGCTTGACGCATATACCACACGGGCAGCGTATCTACTTGTTCTTTTCGGCATGCTTTAATAAAATTATCGTTGTAGGTCATGAGGCACCTTCCTCTTTTTCCGAAACACTCGGTTTCCATCTATTCTCATTCATTATGCCCTAATTATACCCCTGTCACAACTGAAGAAAGCTTATGTTTTGCGACAAAAGTATGACAAAAGAACCATCCGCACTAAGACTACATGCTGATCGTTTCCTCCGGAAACTGCTCGCCTCTGCATCTTAGGTGAATGGTTCTATTTGGAAATTAGCTATTTTTTCAAATATCGAGCAATATCTTTTGCAAAATAAGTCAAGATGATATCAGCACCAGCACGTTTGAAGCTCGTCATTGTTTCCATCACGATAGCCTCTTCATTAACCCAGCCCTGCATGGCCGCAGCCTTAATCATCGAATATTCCGCACTCACATTATAGGCAACAACCGGCAAATCGAAGTTATCCTTCAGCATCCGAATGATGTCCATATAAGCAAGAGCTGGTTTCACCATAAGGAAATCAGCGCCCTCTGCAACGTCACTTTCCGCTTCACGCAAGGCTTCGCGCCCGTTGGCTGGATCCATTTGATACGTCTTGCGGTCACCGAATTGCGGTGTTGAATCCACAGCATCTCGGAATGGACCGTAGTAAGCCGATGCATATTTAACGGAATAGGCCATAATCGGTGTATTCTCGTAGCCAGCTTCATCTAATCCTGAACGAATAGCATGTACATAACCGTCCATCATGTTGGAAGGAGCAATAATATCAGCACCTGCTTTGGCTTGCGATACAGCCGTACGAACCAACAGCTCCAAGGAAGCATCATTTGCCACATCCGCCTGTCCAGTAACCGGATGATGGTGAATAACACCACAGTGACCTGTATCCGTAAACTGACAAAGACACGTATCGGCAATAATGAGCAAATTCGGGTTCAATTCTTTAATAAAACGAGCCGCTTGCTGCACAATGCCATCATCCATGAAAGCGGAAGTTCCTGTCGCATCTTTATGATCCGGAACACCAAACAAAAGAATAGCTTGAATGCCAAGTTTGGTAATTTCTTCGATCTCTTCTTGTACTCTGTCTAAAGAAAAATGATAAACACCTGGCATCGAAGCAATTTCTGACTTGATGTTCGTACCATGTGTAACAAAGATCGGTTGTACAACATCGTGAACAGTCACTTGATTTTCACGCACCAGATTACGAATAGCTGCATTGCCGCGTAAGCGGCGATTACGAACGATAGGGAAACTCATGAAGAATTCCGCCTCCTTATTTGCGATCAAATGCAGCTCCTAAGAAGCTGCATCTGTGGCATTTTTATTATTTAGGTTGAGAAATACTTTGTACTAATGAAGCAACGGTAGCCTCTTCAGCCATATACGTAATTGGCAGTCCACATTGACTTGCCGTCTCTGCAGTTTTGGGTCCAATACAAGCAATTTCAACCCCTTGCAGCAAGGATAGCGGTTCTTCCACACCCAGCTGGCGCAAGGCTTCAAGTAAATTTGTAACCGTAGATGAGCTTGTAAAAGTTATAATATGAATGCTTTGATTTTGCAAAAGATGAATGATTTCATCCCCATCTTCTGTCACGAGTACATTCTCATAAACATCGACCTCAGTTACTTCAAGACCGAGCTCTTTGAGCTTAACAGGCAAATATTCACGGGCCAGGTCAGCTGTAGGTAATAGCACCTTCTGACCGGCTTTCAAATCTGCTTGAATAGCTTTCAGGATACCCTCTCCTTGATATTTGGCCGGGAGTACATCCGCAATGATGCCACGCTCAGCTAGCGCCTCGGCTGTCTTCGGGCCAACGGCTGCAATGCGAGCCTTCCCCATTTTGCGTACATCAATCCCTTTTTCACGCAGCCTGCGGAAAAAATACTCCACACCGTTTACGCTTGTCAGTAACACCCAGTCAAATTCATGAAGCTTGTCTAGCGCCAGATCCAATGCTTGAATGGCCTCAGGGCGACTTGGCGGTTGTAATCGAATAACAGGGAATTCGACCGCTTCTCCACCCATGTCATCAATTAAATCCACTAGCTCACTTGCTTGACTTCTAGCTCTAGTGACAAGCACTCGACGCCCGAAGAGCGGTTTCTTCTCTATCCAGGCCAGCTTCTCACGCAGCTTAACAACTTCTCCAACAATAATAACGGCTGGTGATTTGAAATTAGCTGCTCTTACCTTCTCCGTAATATCGGCCAACGTTCCCGTAAGCGTTTGTTGATCCGCCCATGTTCCCCACCTGACGAGCGCAACAGGCATTTCTGGCGGTTTGCCGCAGCGAATCAATTCGCGACAAATTTGTTCAAGATTCGCTACACCCATTAAGAAGACCATGGTGCCAATCGCCTTAGCCAGATTCTCCCAGTCCAAACTGGAATAAGTCTTATTCGGGTATTCATGACCGGTAATAATCGCAAAGGACGATGTGAAGTCGCGATGGGTGACTGGAATACCCGCATAGGCAGGAACTGCAATCGAGGATGTGATACCTGGAATAATATCGAAGGTCACATCGTTATCTGCGAGCAGCTCCGCTTCCTCGCCAACTCGACCGAAGATGCTGGGATCGCCGCCTTTAAGTCGAGTCACAACTTTCCCCTGAAGAGCCAGATCTACGAGCAATTGATTAATTTCTTCTTGCTTTAATATATGTTTGTCCGGAAGCTTGCCGACAAAGATCAACTCTGCTTCCGGTCTACGATGCTTGAGTAGACGAGGGTTGGCCAGCCGGTCATAAACGATGACATCGGCTTTCTGAATGGCTTCCATACCGCGAACCGAGATGAGTTTAGGATCTCCGGGACCTGCACCAACGAGATAGACTCTTCCTTTGTTCACGATGCTCACTTCCTTACCTCAGCTAGGATACGTTCAGCGCCTTGCGCAATAAGCTTATCAGCAACAAGCAAACCAAGCGCTTCCGGATCGCTCCCGGAAGCTGTTTCCTTGAGCATGGTCACGCCGTCCGGCGTACCGACCATGCCCGTTAAAGTGAGCAGCGGCAACTCTGATCCGCTGCTGTCTTCGCTTATGCTCGCGTAAGCGCCGAGCGGCACCTGGCAGCCTCCGTTGAGTCTGCCAAGGAAAGCCCGCTCTGCTCGCACCGCGAGCGCGGTTGGCTCATGCTGGAACCTGCTCAGCAGGTCCAGCATGAAGGCGTCGCCGCCCCGGCACTCGATGCACAGCGCCCCCTGCCCTACGGCAGGGAGGCAGATCTCGGGCGGCAAGTACGCGCTGATGCGATCCTGCCAGCCGATCCGGTGTAAACCGGCCGCGGCAAGCAGAATCGCATCGAAGTTCTCATCATCGAGCTTGCGCAGCCTCGAATCAATGTTCCCGCGGACCGACTCGATGCGGAGGTCCGGGCGGAGGTGCTGCAGCTGGCTGGCGCGCCGCAGCGAGCTGGTGCCGACGAGCGCGCCTTGCGGCAGCTCGTCCAGGGAGCGGTGCCCGCGTGTGATCAGCGCATCGCGCGGATCCTCACGCTTCGGCACCGCTCCGACGACCAGCCCTTCGGGTAGCTCGAAGGGCATATCTTTCATGCTGTGGACGGCCATGTCGATATCGCCGTCCACGAGTGCCTGTTCGATTTCCTTGACGAACAGACCCTTACCGCCTACCTTGGACAAGGTGACATCCAAGATGCGGTCGCCCTTCGTGACAATTTTCTTAATTTCAAATTGACAAGCGATCCCATGTTCAGCTGCCAGCTGTTTTAAGAGCTCCACAACTTGCCCTGTCTGAGTTAGTGCCAACGCGCTTTGCCTAGTTCCTACGATGATTGTTCTCATCTCTACCCGCCTCCCTATACTTGCTGCCCGATATCCTTGATAGCTGACCAAGCAGATAGATCCGTACCTCTATCTCCAACTTACCCCTGCATCCAAGGTTCTTTCTCTAAGGTTATGTAGAGCTTCTCTTTCCAACTCTCAAACGTACCCTCGCGTATTTTGGCGAGAACGTCCCATTCGAGCATCTCTTTAAACATACTTTGTCTAGCTTGTTTATCGGCCACCCTACTCTGAATCAATAGCCGCAAATCACTAAGGAAATCGAGGTAAGTTTCATACTCCTCGCCATAAACGTTGTCTAATTCTTGAGCAATTTTACGGGCAGCCGAAGGGCTAGCTCCACCTGTTGAAACCGCAATAACTAACTTCCCTCTTCGAACAACAGAAGGCACGATGAAGGAGCTCAATTGAGGTTGATCGACAACGTTGACTAGCTTCCCCTGTCGGGATGCTACCTCATGAACGAGAGCATTAACGTACGCAACATTCGTTGCAGCTACAACCAAGGTGTACGGCACAAGATCTGCGCTTTCATCGATCATGATCGATGGATCAAACGGTTGCCTATACAGAACCACTTCAGCTTGGTTCTCCATCTCCATAAGTCCCTTAGTAAATTCTGCGCTTACAATCGTTACATAGGCACCTGCTTGCAGCAGTGATTTCACCTTTCGTTCAGCCACAGCCCCGCCGCCGACAACTAAACATCGGCGTCCAGACAGATTCATCATAATTGGATAGGGATGATTCATCGTCGTTAACTCCATATCCAGCCATGAAAACCTGAAACCAAATTAGAAACCACGAAATTGAGAACAACAATCAAGAATGCCGCGAGGTTCCAAGCTGCCAGTTTATTGCCCGAAATTCGCATAGAATGCTGCTGAAATAAATAGAAAGCGTACGCTGCCAGTACAAAAAATGAATTAATCACCTTAGGATCATAAAGTAAATTACGATCTCCTTCTAGTACAACCCAGACCACACCCAAACTTAAAGCCATAAGAAGCAAGGGTGCCCCGATAATAACGGAGAGATAGGTGTAATGTTCAATTTTCTCAAGTGAAGGTAATCTCATAACCGTTTGAGAAAATTTCTTCGCCTTCAACATTTTGTGTAAGAACACATACATGCCTGAGAAAATAGCTGCAATCGAGAAGGCCACGTAGCTGCCAATCGCTAAGGTAATATGGATAAATAATAGCTCATCATTGATGTCCCAATCGGGCTTAATTGGCGTTACATTCGGATTACTGAATACATTCAAAGCCAAAATGGCAAAACCGAGCACATTCACAAAAAATACAAACAATTCAATGCGGAAAAATCGGTTAATCAACAGTGAAATCGTGACAATCAACCACGAAAACATAAAAAGTACGTCCGACCGGGCAAACGCCCATTCCGTTAAATGACCATACAAGTTAATTCCTAAGTAAGCGGTTTGTAGAACCCATACAAACAAAAGCAGCCCCGTCCCCATCCGTTTCGCGCTTCGGTTCGCATTAGCGAAATCCGAAAAGTAAAACAATAGGCTCAGGGCATACATATAAATCATCGCATCAAACAACCAGCTACGTGTTACCATGGCACCTCTCCTAGGCGATTAGCGCCCTTTTCTTCAAGATTGGGCTAGAACATCAGCGTTCTGTAAACTAAGCACGGACAACTTATCATCCAGCATCTGCTTAGCTTCAACTGCTTTATGCCCGGCTTCTAGTTCCTGTGCTAACTGATTGGCTTGCTCTTGTTGTTCAAGGGTCTCTTCCAGGGCAAACAGTTTCGTGAATAGCTCAAGCGCGTCATCACCATGACGCTCACCCGCCATTTCCTTAATGCGAAGGATCGGGTCTCTCAGCACTTGATTCACAATACTTTTCGTCAATTTACGAATAACTTTAATTTCACGTTCATCTAGGTCAGGCAGCTTCTTTAACATATTATCCATTGTCTCTTCATGGATCAGGCTCGCTTTTGTCTGAAGAGCGCTAATAACTGGACTTACACCTAGCGTCTTTGTCCATTGTTCGAAAACACCCATTTCAGACTCAATCATTGTTTCAATCTTTGCTGCTTCTTTCTTTCTCTCTTGCAAATGTTTATCTACGATATTCTCCAGATCATCGATATCATAAAGAAAAACATTAGGTAAGCCGCTAATTTGTGGATCTAGATCACGTGGGACCGCAATGTCCATCATGAAAAGCGGACGTGATTTTCTCTTTTGAACATAGGACTGAATATCATTCTTCGTAAGAACATATCCCGGAGCGCCCGTTGAACTTATAATAATATCCACTTCCGCTAAATGCTCCAGCATGTTATCGATGGTACATGGAGTGCCGTTAAATTTCTCAGCCAATTCTACTGCACGTTCAAACGTTCGGTTAACCACGATAACTTTGTTAGCGCCATTTGCATAAAGGTGCTTCACTGTGAGTTCGCTCATTTTACCAGCACCAATAATCATAACCGTCTTGTTCATGTAAGTACCAAATATTCGTTTACCAAGTTCCACCGCGGCGTAGCTGACGGAAACTGGATTATTGCTAATGCCTGTTTCGGAGTGTGCTTTTTTGGCAAGTGTCACGGATTGCTTAAACAATGTATTGAAATAAGCCCCGGTTGCTTTCATATTTTGAGATGATAAAAAAGCATCCCGCACTTGTCCTAGAATTTGGGTTTCCCCAATAACCATAGAATCTAAACCGCTTGTTACGCGGAATAAATGTTCAATCGCTTTTTCATTTTCATACATATATAAATGCTTTTGGAATTGATCCTTACTGACTTGGAACCAACGTTCAATGAAGTGAGTCAAGTAATGACTGCACATCTGCGGTCGATCCACAACAGCGTAGATTTCCGTGCGATTGCAGGTGGCGACAATTACACACTCCAATATGCTTTTCGTGTCTTTCAATTCTGCCAATGCCTTAGGTAAATCCTGATCGGAAAAAGCGAACTTTTCCCGAATTTCTACCGGGGCCGTACGATAATTCAAGCCAAGTGCGATAATATGCAAAGGTACCACCTGCCTTTCCGTCTATTTCTATGAACCATTATAGCACAGCAAAACAAGCAATCCGACAAATTTTTTGTATAATTTATGAATGCTTCATTCTGCTCGTTAGTTTTAACAGCATTTCGTTTCTATATACCTAATATAGGGATCTTTGAGCGTAGCTCAAAGTCTCTCCGCTTAGGGATCTTTGGCTCCACTCAAAAAAAGATCCCTATATATTCTTATTGAAGTCCTTTTTTTCGTATAAAAGAGGTTAAATTTCGATCTAGCTCAGTTAGCTTCGCATTTTGGGACGAGACAATATCGCCATTCGAAGCCATGAGTTTCTCATACAGTTCGTATAGACTCTTGTACTGAAGCCAAACATCCTTCAAAACCTGGATCTCATCTGCCTTTAACGTTCGCTCTCCCCCCACCTGCAGACGCTTCAAGTACTGCGTTAGCTGGGTCATACTGTCCAGTGAAGTCAGATATTCACTTCCTCCCGCAGCAAGCACCAGGCGTTCATGCGTATAACTTGCCGAGTATAGAGCTTGCCCCACAGCATCCAATCCTTCGGTATCTTTGCTTTGGGCAGCTTCCTCCAGATAGCTCTTCAGAAGTTCCATCTGAAACAGAGATACTTGATACAGTAGATGAGTAGCGTCGTGCTCTTCTTTATGAGGACCAAGTATTTGAACGAGCTGATAGATAGGCCAGATGATGAGAAAAAGTACAATACTGTAAATCACTGCTTTTCTAACTATTTTCTGTTTCAAATCCGTTCCCCCAGTTCATGTTTGCTTCATGCTCGGACATGTGTCGCAATAACATTGTATGGGTATCTGGACAAACAAATAACCACGGATTTCTCCGTGGTTATCGTTATTGTTATGCGCAGATTTTTATTTAACAAGCTCTGCTTGCTTCATTTCAGGAGTTTCTACTTGCAGTTCACCCATTCCGCGAACTAATTTCTTCGCATAGAATGTTTCTGGTTTCAATACGGATACCATAAAGTCAATTGCTAATTGAGGGTCCACTGTCTCACCGCAAGTATAACAGTCAAGCGCGGCAAAACC is drawn from Paenibacillus sp. V4I7 and contains these coding sequences:
- the hemE gene encoding uroporphyrinogen decarboxylase, whose amino-acid sequence is MTYNDNFIKACRKEQVDTLPVWYMRQAGRYDPDYRKIKEKYSLLEICQQPELAAEVTMMPIKKLGVDAAILYSDIMNPVASLGIDFDIVKDVGPVIHTPVRTAQDVERLRPIDVEKDLSHIIQTIRILDKELEVPLISFAGAPFTIASYLIEGRPSKSYIRTKQLMYSEPIVWFALMEKLGDMVITYLRAHIAAGAKAVQVFDSWVGALSPADFQMYVLPTMTRIFKELADLKEPKIYFPGVSSGELLPYLKDIQADVIGLDWRIPISVGRGRVGERFAVQGNLDPYILTAPMSVIEQQAKAIIDEGIQQPGYIFNLGHGLFPEASLEKLKDLTTFIHTYSHSVLMQQAEKSGV
- the hemB gene encoding porphobilinogen synthase produces the protein MSFPIVRNRRLRGNAAIRNLVRENQVTVHDVVQPIFVTHGTNIKSEIASMPGVYHFSLDRVQEEIEEITKLGIQAILLFGVPDHKDATGTSAFMDDGIVQQAARFIKELNPNLLIIADTCLCQFTDTGHCGVIHHHPVTGQADVANDASLELLVRTAVSQAKAGADIIAPSNMMDGYVHAIRSGLDEAGYENTPIMAYSVKYASAYYGPFRDAVDSTPQFGDRKTYQMDPANGREALREAESDVAEGADFLMVKPALAYMDIIRMLKDNFDLPVVAYNVSAEYSMIKAAAMQGWVNEEAIVMETMTSFKRAGADIILTYFAKDIARYLKK
- the cobA gene encoding uroporphyrinogen-III C-methyltransferase is translated as MNKGRVYLVGAGPGDPKLISVRGMEAIQKADVIVYDRLANPRLLKHRRPEAELIFVGKLPDKHILKQEEINQLLVDLALQGKVVTRLKGGDPSIFGRVGEEAELLADNDVTFDIIPGITSSIAVPAYAGIPVTHRDFTSSFAIITGHEYPNKTYSSLDWENLAKAIGTMVFLMGVANLEQICRELIRCGKPPEMPVALVRWGTWADQQTLTGTLADITEKVRAANFKSPAVIIVGEVVKLREKLAWIEKKPLFGRRVLVTRARSQASELVDLIDDMGGEAVEFPVIRLQPPSRPEAIQALDLALDKLHEFDWVLLTSVNGVEYFFRRLREKGIDVRKMGKARIAAVGPKTAEALAERGIIADVLPAKYQGEGILKAIQADLKAGQKVLLPTADLAREYLPVKLKELGLEVTEVDVYENVLVTEDGDEIIHLLQNQSIHIITFTSSSTVTNLLEALRQLGVEEPLSLLQGVEIACIGPKTAETASQCGLPITYMAEEATVASLVQSISQPK
- the hemC gene encoding hydroxymethylbilane synthase, with amino-acid sequence MRTIIVGTRQSALALTQTGQVVELLKQLAAEHGIACQFEIKKIVTKGDRILDVTLSKVGGKGLFVKEIEQALVDGDIDMAVHSMKDMPFELPEGLVVGAVPKREDPRDALITRGHRSLDELPQGALVGTSSLRRASQLQHLRPDLRIESVRGNIDSRLRKLDDENFDAILLAAAGLHRIGWQDRISAYLPPEICLPAVGQGALCIECRGGDAFMLDLLSRFQHEPTALAVRAERAFLGRLNGGCQVPLGAYASISEDSSGSELPLLTLTGMVGTPDGVTMLKETASGSDPEALGLLVADKLIAQGAERILAEVRK
- a CDS encoding bifunctional precorrin-2 dehydrogenase/sirohydrochlorin ferrochelatase; this translates as MNHPYPIMMNLSGRRCLVVGGGAVAERKVKSLLQAGAYVTIVSAEFTKGLMEMENQAEVVLYRQPFDPSIMIDESADLVPYTLVVAATNVAYVNALVHEVASRQGKLVNVVDQPQLSSFIVPSVVRRGKLVIAVSTGGASPSAARKIAQELDNVYGEEYETYLDFLSDLRLLIQSRVADKQARQSMFKEMLEWDVLAKIREGTFESWKEKLYITLEKEPWMQG
- a CDS encoding inner membrane protein YpjD — protein: MVTRSWLFDAMIYMYALSLLFYFSDFANANRSAKRMGTGLLLFVWVLQTAYLGINLYGHLTEWAFARSDVLFMFSWLIVTISLLINRFFRIELFVFFVNVLGFAILALNVFSNPNVTPIKPDWDINDELLFIHITLAIGSYVAFSIAAIFSGMYVFLHKMLKAKKFSQTVMRLPSLEKIEHYTYLSVIIGAPLLLMALSLGVVWVVLEGDRNLLYDPKVINSFFVLAAYAFYLFQQHSMRISGNKLAAWNLAAFLIVVLNFVVSNLVSGFHGWIWS
- the hemA gene encoding glutamyl-tRNA reductase — encoded protein: MHIIALGLNYRTAPVEIREKFAFSDQDLPKALAELKDTKSILECVIVATCNRTEIYAVVDRPQMCSHYLTHFIERWFQVSKDQFQKHLYMYENEKAIEHLFRVTSGLDSMVIGETQILGQVRDAFLSSQNMKATGAYFNTLFKQSVTLAKKAHSETGISNNPVSVSYAAVELGKRIFGTYMNKTVMIIGAGKMSELTVKHLYANGANKVIVVNRTFERAVELAEKFNGTPCTIDNMLEHLAEVDIIISSTGAPGYVLTKNDIQSYVQKRKSRPLFMMDIAVPRDLDPQISGLPNVFLYDIDDLENIVDKHLQERKKEAAKIETMIESEMGVFEQWTKTLGVSPVISALQTKASLIHEETMDNMLKKLPDLDEREIKVIRKLTKSIVNQVLRDPILRIKEMAGERHGDDALELFTKLFALEETLEQQEQANQLAQELEAGHKAVEAKQMLDDKLSVLSLQNADVLAQS
- a CDS encoding S-adenosylmethionine decarboxylase — encoded protein: MKQKIVRKAVIYSIVLFLIIWPIYQLVQILGPHKEEHDATHLLYQVSLFQMELLKSYLEEAAQSKDTEGLDAVGQALYSASYTHERLVLAAGGSEYLTSLDSMTQLTQYLKRLQVGGERTLKADEIQVLKDVWLQYKSLYELYEKLMASNGDIVSSQNAKLTELDRNLTSFIRKKGLQ